The Linepithema humile isolate Giens D197 chromosome 7, Lhum_UNIL_v1.0, whole genome shotgun sequence genome has a window encoding:
- the Rab3-GAP gene encoding rab3 GTPase-activating protein non-catalytic subunit isoform X2 — MSCQIKGIANIPDINNVRKLLYGSAISKFEYVPGNELPLQDCYISLSSVGDVLAMAWNTKIIIFVSKWDSQELDEVKNKFHITWHGEITKEPNEWITSVICLPLISLGKASGPDWTCIAVGYNTGFIRFYTETGALLLGEQIHCESVLGIKCQSYSLPRHTGDASCSEEIHILYNSGVCILQGFPLFSTLRACRNHLARVQANCNDLPPVTNLSYKKWAFKNQDIAHDSEVIGTTSINSFDHLMTASICGGYNATYRSSAPQHNLVLATGKRPFVGFHYALEGGNAPVLSDVAIAMASKLANAIGTAVPWFRGGSKSAASEASKGNVHESIETMTCRFGLSDIMREGDSIVCSPNKMLSVISDAMGRVILINNRKGIAVRMWKGYRDAQCGWIEVTEEKDRGIHKNINKSGRKTLLRTALFLVIYAPKKGVIDIWNVQQGPKITTFTASKNGRLLYINYGFLGANDNATLLKNKAQYSCVFMDPLGGLKEICVPFHFALNSKNGKRARDIHLLRKLRTFLREEDFDEEKLVSEVTNTCVGLKTNEIRVQTIEVLMNNKHILPNALLAATNCFVIKSEEELDPIAKTLYQLTMQLQQIITFYKYIKAQFDIPSEYNAVTADNIPSAKSLSFLLLTSEREVHSIIKLAKTLSNFQDANVSVETKVRFKEDEKMFFDFLSCFEFGVSKSVGLRKDLKGEKICEISRLIYQGWMHSNDIKEKWQQAARDSNIQPSIFMQLALTYWTHKEEVVSLEIELKRFTQLLHVICLLTDIEEICTEYNEISLWWRNVRTTLTESTKPFNALTAALACRAIGMTLEKYKEKLQNQKLSEANGNEGEDVKNGNNVTEVDEVEKKSSDVTPDDETYSSISEWENVSNDTCQFTLLIGNLEDITILSAVVSQQVASDETTQFFSLPFVKYDISLASILSKGKGSVSELVAKWLSTTGIDPTRLIDTTDVEFDQLQLSVDSLQSNDALDEATSVEVPQQEQTKLLSLSVEIGDEAKVNTTAEACILDKMILLKRHFPYSLTSSVLLANLCWEFAMSWNKDVTQLESLAAALTVLRQIPMKNLRHGVCCLLWTLHIKKRMEAAAKLMNKLGKLPKERLCMQDIGLSDIQLTTFLQHCVTFLDIFIDAEILERGQSKAIKSEELWDGHCGGPQAFAALAVFQTPAWYDLVLLHVQVANVLYMMACLNLKMLKPLNNLFESVVQPYFFQDITDKAMLTWYRDDKRDNTRTEFLCKVITASMEFIHRETTDGVTVSSTQAILWMSKCQTLASIWKINNDELRIHQACQLYINGFDRLAEEVTTAVTDIERLAANLLPIAGRRMMAYLSKTPNLLEEMSRMSPALTRYLESLNVPEILCTNCSNADTVELIRRVSMHLPKTHCDYHIAQLMLDGTYIYYF, encoded by the exons ATGTCGTGTCAAATTAAAGGGATAGCAAATATTccagatataaataatgttagaaAATTACTTTATGGAAGTGCCATTAGTAAAT TTGAATATGTACCAGGCAATGAATTACCTCTTCAAGATTGTTATATATCACTTTCGTCGGTTGGAGATGTACTTGCAATGGCTTGGAACacaaagataattatatttgtct CAAAATGGGATTCGCAAGAATTAGATGAAGTAAAAAACAAGTTTCATATAACATGGCACGGTGAGATAACAAAGGAACCAAA TGAATGGATAACATCAGTGATCTGCTTACCTTTAATATCCTTAGGAAAGGCCAGTGGTCCAGATTGGACGTGTATAGCTGTTGGCTATAATACAGGCTTTATTAGATTCTATACAGAa aCAGGTGCACTGCTTTTGGGAGAGCAAATCCACTGTGAATCAGTCTTAGGAATAAAATGTCAATCGTATTCTTTACCAAGACACACTGGGGACGCTAGCTGTAGTGAAGAaatccatattttatacaacagTGGTGTCTGTATATTACAAGgatttccattattttcaactttacgTGCTTGTAGAAATCATTTAGCTAGAG ttcaAGCCAATTGCAATGATTTGCCGCCAGTTACAAATTTGTCATATAAAAAGTGGGCATTTAAAAATCAGGATATTGCACACGATTCTGAAGTGATTGGCACAACATCGATAAATAGTTTTGATCATTTAATGACAGCTTCAATTTGCGGCGGATATAACGCGACGTATAGATCTAGTGCTCCGCAACACAATTTGGTCCTAGCAACGGGGAAACGACCGTTTGTAGGATTTCATTACGCACTTGAGGGTGGTAACGCGCCAGTTTTATCGGACGTTGCTATTGCTATGGCTAGCAAGCTGGCTAATGCCATTGGTACCGCTGTTCC atggTTTCGTGGCGGCTCGAAGAGTGCAGCATCCGAGGCATCAAAGGGTAACGTTCATGAATCTATAGAAACAATGACCTGTCGTTTTGGCTTAAGTGATATTATGAGAGAGGGTGATTCTATCGTCTGCAGTCCAAACAAAATGTTATCGGTAATATCGGACGCCATGGGCAGAGTGATACTCATAAATAACAGAAAGGGCATAGCTGTAAGAATGTGGAAAGGATACCGCGATGCTCAGTGCGGTTGGATCGAAGTTACTGAAGAAAAAGATCGTGGAATtcataagaatataaataagtcCGGACGAAAAACTTTATTGCGCACTGCCTTGTTTTTAGTTATTTACGCGCCAAAGAAAGGAGTGATAGATATTTGGAATGTACAGCAAGGTCCAAAAATCACTACTTTCACTGCTAGCAAGAATGGACG ATTACTGTACATTAATTACGGTTTTTTGGGAGCAAATGACAATGCTactttattaaagaataaagcGCAATATTCGTGTGTGTTCATGGATCCACTTGGAGGATTGAAGGAGATTTGCGTCCCGTTTCACTTTGCACTCAATAGTAAGAATGGAAAACGAGCGCGCGATATACACTTGCTCAGAAAGCTCAGAACATTTTTAAGAGAGGAAGATTTTGACGAGGAAAAACTAGTTTCCGAAGTTACCAACACCTGTGTGGGATTAAAGACGAATGAAATAAGGGTACAAACGATAGaagttttaatgaataataaacacATCTTGCCGAACGCTTTGCTTGCTGCAACAAACTGTTTTGTAATAAAGTCAG aagaagaattGGATCCTATCGCTAAGACGCTCTATCAATTGACAATGCAATTGCAACAAATAAttacgttttataaatatattaaagctcAATTCGACATTCCATCCGAATATAACGCTGTAACAGCTGATAACATACCAAGTGCTAAAAGTTTATCTTTCCTGTTGTTAACTTCAGAACGAGAAGTACACAGTATCATTAAGTTGGCTAAGACGTTAAGCAACTTTCAAGATGCAAATGTTTCAGTAGAAACTAAAGTCAGATTTAAAGAAgacgaaaaaatgtttttcgattttttatcATGCTTTGAATTTGGTGTGTCGAAATCGGTTGGGTTGCGAAAAGACTTAAAAGGggaaaaaatatgcgaaatcT CGCGGCTAATATATCAGGGATGGATGCACTCCaatgatataaaagaaaaatggcAGCAAGCTGCTAGAGATAGTAATATTCAACCATCTATTTTCATGCAGCTAGCATTAACATATTGGACGCATAAAGAGGAAGTCGTGTCTTtggaaatagaattaaaacgTTTTACGCAACTTCTGCATGTCATTTGTTTATTAACCG ATATAGAAGAAATATGTACAGAGTATAATGAAATTTCTTTGTGGTGGAGAAACGTGCGCACAACTCTGACAGAATCTACGAAACCTTTCAATGCGCTTACTGCTGCGCTAGCATGCAGGGCGATTGGTATGACTCTAGagaaatataaagagaaaCTGCAGAATCAGAAGCTGTCGGAGGCTAACGGAAACGAAGGAGAAGACGTTAAGAATGGGAATAATGTGACCGAAGTGGACGAGGTGGAGAAAAAGTCGAGCGACGTCACACCGGATGATGAGACGTACAGTTCGATTAGCGAATGGGAAAATGTTAGCAACGATACCTGTCAATTCACATTGTTAATCGGCAATCTTGAAGACATTACCATTTTGAGTGCCGTTGTTAG tcaGCAAGTCGCGTCGGACGAGAcgacacaatttttttcattgccaTTTGTCAAATACGACATTTCTTTAGCGTCAATTCTTTCCAAAGGAAAAG GTTCCGTGTCCGAACTGGTCGCAAAGTGGCTGAGTACGACGGGTATCGATCCGACGCGGTTAATCGACACGACCGACGTGGAATTCGATCAGTTGCAGCTGTCAGTGGATTCTTTACAATCAAACGATGCGCTGGACGAAGCGACTTCGGTCGAAGTCCCGCAACAGGAACAAACGAAGTTGCTCTCATTATCGGTGGAAATTGGAGATGAGGCAAAGGTCAATACGACTGCGGAAGCGTGCATTTTAG acaaAATGATTTTACTCAAGCGCCACTTTCCGTACAGTTTAACGAGCAGCGTCTTGTTGGCTAATTTATGCTGGGAATTTGCGATGTCGTGGAACAAAGATGTCACTCAGCTAGAATCGCTCGCAGCTGCCTTGACTGTACTGCGACAGATACCTATGAAGAATCTGAGACACG GCGTTTGCTGTTTATTGTGGACgcttcatataaaaaaacgaATGGAAGCGGCAGCGAAGCTGATGAACAAACTCGGAAAATTGCCGAAGGAAAGATTGTGCATGCAAGACATCGGTTTATCCGACATTCAACTGACAACATTCTTGCAACACTGCGTTACTTTCTTGGACATATTTATCGAT GCTGAGATACTCGAGCGAGGGCAGAGTAAAGCAATAAAGTCGGAAGAACTGTGGGATGGACACTGCGGCGGACCGCAAGCGTTCGCCGCACTAGCTGTCTTTCAAACGCCAGCGTGGTACGACTTGGTTTTGTTACACGTGCAAGTGGCCAATGTTCTGTACATGATGGCGTGTcttaatttgaaaatgctaAAGCCATTGAACAATCTGTTCGAGTCTGTG GTGCAACCCTATTTCTTTCAAGACATAACGGACAAAGCGATGCTCACGTGGTACCGAGACGACAAGAGAGATAATACGCGCACGgaatttttatgcaaagtAATTACAGCGTCGATGGAGTTTATTCATCGAGAGACCACGGACGGCGTGACGGTTAGTTCGACGCAGGCTATTTTATGGATGAGCAAATGTCAAACACTGGCGTCTATCTGGAAAATTAACAATGACGAATTGAGGATACACCAAGCTTGTCAGCTCTACATTAACGGTTTCGATCGTTTGGCAGAAGAG gTAACTACAGCGGTAACCGATATCGAACGCTTGGCTGCGAACTTATTGCCTATAGCTGGAAGAAGGATGATGGCGTACCTCTCGAAGACGCCGAATCTTTTGGAGGAAATGTCGCGAATGAGCCCAGCGCTCACAAGATACTTAGAAAGCTTG AATGTGCCTGAGATACTATGTACGAATTGCTCGAATGCGGACACTGTGGAATTGATCCGACGAGTGTCTATGCATTTACCAAAAACTCACTGTGATTACCATATTGCGCAACTGATGTTAGATggaacatatatttattatttttaa
- the Rab3-GAP gene encoding rab3 GTPase-activating protein non-catalytic subunit isoform X1, translating to MSCQIKGIANIPDINNVRKLLYGSAISKFEYVPGNELPLQDCYISLSSVGDVLAMAWNTKIIIFVSKWDSQELDEVKNKFHITWHGEITKEPNEWITSVICLPLISLGKASGPDWTCIAVGYNTGFIRFYTETGALLLGEQIHCESVLGIKCQSYSLPRHTGDASCSEEIHILYNSGVCILQGFPLFSTLRACRNHLARVQANCNDLPPVTNLSYKKWAFKNQDIAHDSEVIGTTSINSFDHLMTASICGGYNATYRSSAPQHNLVLATGKRPFVGFHYALEGGNAPVLSDVAIAMASKLANAIGTAVPWFRGGSKSAASEASKGNVHESIETMTCRFGLSDIMREGDSIVCSPNKMLSVISDAMGRVILINNRKGIAVRMWKGYRDAQCGWIEVTEEKDRGIHKNINKSGRKTLLRTALFLVIYAPKKGVIDIWNVQQGPKITTFTASKNGRLLYINYGFLGANDNATLLKNKAQYSCVFMDPLGGLKEICVPFHFALNSKNGKRARDIHLLRKLRTFLREEDFDEEKLVSEVTNTCVGLKTNEIRVQTIEVLMNNKHILPNALLAATNCFVIKSEEEELDPIAKTLYQLTMQLQQIITFYKYIKAQFDIPSEYNAVTADNIPSAKSLSFLLLTSEREVHSIIKLAKTLSNFQDANVSVETKVRFKEDEKMFFDFLSCFEFGVSKSVGLRKDLKGEKICEISRLIYQGWMHSNDIKEKWQQAARDSNIQPSIFMQLALTYWTHKEEVVSLEIELKRFTQLLHVICLLTDIEEICTEYNEISLWWRNVRTTLTESTKPFNALTAALACRAIGMTLEKYKEKLQNQKLSEANGNEGEDVKNGNNVTEVDEVEKKSSDVTPDDETYSSISEWENVSNDTCQFTLLIGNLEDITILSAVVSQQVASDETTQFFSLPFVKYDISLASILSKGKGSVSELVAKWLSTTGIDPTRLIDTTDVEFDQLQLSVDSLQSNDALDEATSVEVPQQEQTKLLSLSVEIGDEAKVNTTAEACILDKMILLKRHFPYSLTSSVLLANLCWEFAMSWNKDVTQLESLAAALTVLRQIPMKNLRHGVCCLLWTLHIKKRMEAAAKLMNKLGKLPKERLCMQDIGLSDIQLTTFLQHCVTFLDIFIDAEILERGQSKAIKSEELWDGHCGGPQAFAALAVFQTPAWYDLVLLHVQVANVLYMMACLNLKMLKPLNNLFESVVQPYFFQDITDKAMLTWYRDDKRDNTRTEFLCKVITASMEFIHRETTDGVTVSSTQAILWMSKCQTLASIWKINNDELRIHQACQLYINGFDRLAEEVTTAVTDIERLAANLLPIAGRRMMAYLSKTPNLLEEMSRMSPALTRYLESLNVPEILCTNCSNADTVELIRRVSMHLPKTHCDYHIAQLMLDGTYIYYF from the exons ATGTCGTGTCAAATTAAAGGGATAGCAAATATTccagatataaataatgttagaaAATTACTTTATGGAAGTGCCATTAGTAAAT TTGAATATGTACCAGGCAATGAATTACCTCTTCAAGATTGTTATATATCACTTTCGTCGGTTGGAGATGTACTTGCAATGGCTTGGAACacaaagataattatatttgtct CAAAATGGGATTCGCAAGAATTAGATGAAGTAAAAAACAAGTTTCATATAACATGGCACGGTGAGATAACAAAGGAACCAAA TGAATGGATAACATCAGTGATCTGCTTACCTTTAATATCCTTAGGAAAGGCCAGTGGTCCAGATTGGACGTGTATAGCTGTTGGCTATAATACAGGCTTTATTAGATTCTATACAGAa aCAGGTGCACTGCTTTTGGGAGAGCAAATCCACTGTGAATCAGTCTTAGGAATAAAATGTCAATCGTATTCTTTACCAAGACACACTGGGGACGCTAGCTGTAGTGAAGAaatccatattttatacaacagTGGTGTCTGTATATTACAAGgatttccattattttcaactttacgTGCTTGTAGAAATCATTTAGCTAGAG ttcaAGCCAATTGCAATGATTTGCCGCCAGTTACAAATTTGTCATATAAAAAGTGGGCATTTAAAAATCAGGATATTGCACACGATTCTGAAGTGATTGGCACAACATCGATAAATAGTTTTGATCATTTAATGACAGCTTCAATTTGCGGCGGATATAACGCGACGTATAGATCTAGTGCTCCGCAACACAATTTGGTCCTAGCAACGGGGAAACGACCGTTTGTAGGATTTCATTACGCACTTGAGGGTGGTAACGCGCCAGTTTTATCGGACGTTGCTATTGCTATGGCTAGCAAGCTGGCTAATGCCATTGGTACCGCTGTTCC atggTTTCGTGGCGGCTCGAAGAGTGCAGCATCCGAGGCATCAAAGGGTAACGTTCATGAATCTATAGAAACAATGACCTGTCGTTTTGGCTTAAGTGATATTATGAGAGAGGGTGATTCTATCGTCTGCAGTCCAAACAAAATGTTATCGGTAATATCGGACGCCATGGGCAGAGTGATACTCATAAATAACAGAAAGGGCATAGCTGTAAGAATGTGGAAAGGATACCGCGATGCTCAGTGCGGTTGGATCGAAGTTACTGAAGAAAAAGATCGTGGAATtcataagaatataaataagtcCGGACGAAAAACTTTATTGCGCACTGCCTTGTTTTTAGTTATTTACGCGCCAAAGAAAGGAGTGATAGATATTTGGAATGTACAGCAAGGTCCAAAAATCACTACTTTCACTGCTAGCAAGAATGGACG ATTACTGTACATTAATTACGGTTTTTTGGGAGCAAATGACAATGCTactttattaaagaataaagcGCAATATTCGTGTGTGTTCATGGATCCACTTGGAGGATTGAAGGAGATTTGCGTCCCGTTTCACTTTGCACTCAATAGTAAGAATGGAAAACGAGCGCGCGATATACACTTGCTCAGAAAGCTCAGAACATTTTTAAGAGAGGAAGATTTTGACGAGGAAAAACTAGTTTCCGAAGTTACCAACACCTGTGTGGGATTAAAGACGAATGAAATAAGGGTACAAACGATAGaagttttaatgaataataaacacATCTTGCCGAACGCTTTGCTTGCTGCAACAAACTGTTTTGTAATAAAGTCAG aagaagaagaattGGATCCTATCGCTAAGACGCTCTATCAATTGACAATGCAATTGCAACAAATAAttacgttttataaatatattaaagctcAATTCGACATTCCATCCGAATATAACGCTGTAACAGCTGATAACATACCAAGTGCTAAAAGTTTATCTTTCCTGTTGTTAACTTCAGAACGAGAAGTACACAGTATCATTAAGTTGGCTAAGACGTTAAGCAACTTTCAAGATGCAAATGTTTCAGTAGAAACTAAAGTCAGATTTAAAGAAgacgaaaaaatgtttttcgattttttatcATGCTTTGAATTTGGTGTGTCGAAATCGGTTGGGTTGCGAAAAGACTTAAAAGGggaaaaaatatgcgaaatcT CGCGGCTAATATATCAGGGATGGATGCACTCCaatgatataaaagaaaaatggcAGCAAGCTGCTAGAGATAGTAATATTCAACCATCTATTTTCATGCAGCTAGCATTAACATATTGGACGCATAAAGAGGAAGTCGTGTCTTtggaaatagaattaaaacgTTTTACGCAACTTCTGCATGTCATTTGTTTATTAACCG ATATAGAAGAAATATGTACAGAGTATAATGAAATTTCTTTGTGGTGGAGAAACGTGCGCACAACTCTGACAGAATCTACGAAACCTTTCAATGCGCTTACTGCTGCGCTAGCATGCAGGGCGATTGGTATGACTCTAGagaaatataaagagaaaCTGCAGAATCAGAAGCTGTCGGAGGCTAACGGAAACGAAGGAGAAGACGTTAAGAATGGGAATAATGTGACCGAAGTGGACGAGGTGGAGAAAAAGTCGAGCGACGTCACACCGGATGATGAGACGTACAGTTCGATTAGCGAATGGGAAAATGTTAGCAACGATACCTGTCAATTCACATTGTTAATCGGCAATCTTGAAGACATTACCATTTTGAGTGCCGTTGTTAG tcaGCAAGTCGCGTCGGACGAGAcgacacaatttttttcattgccaTTTGTCAAATACGACATTTCTTTAGCGTCAATTCTTTCCAAAGGAAAAG GTTCCGTGTCCGAACTGGTCGCAAAGTGGCTGAGTACGACGGGTATCGATCCGACGCGGTTAATCGACACGACCGACGTGGAATTCGATCAGTTGCAGCTGTCAGTGGATTCTTTACAATCAAACGATGCGCTGGACGAAGCGACTTCGGTCGAAGTCCCGCAACAGGAACAAACGAAGTTGCTCTCATTATCGGTGGAAATTGGAGATGAGGCAAAGGTCAATACGACTGCGGAAGCGTGCATTTTAG acaaAATGATTTTACTCAAGCGCCACTTTCCGTACAGTTTAACGAGCAGCGTCTTGTTGGCTAATTTATGCTGGGAATTTGCGATGTCGTGGAACAAAGATGTCACTCAGCTAGAATCGCTCGCAGCTGCCTTGACTGTACTGCGACAGATACCTATGAAGAATCTGAGACACG GCGTTTGCTGTTTATTGTGGACgcttcatataaaaaaacgaATGGAAGCGGCAGCGAAGCTGATGAACAAACTCGGAAAATTGCCGAAGGAAAGATTGTGCATGCAAGACATCGGTTTATCCGACATTCAACTGACAACATTCTTGCAACACTGCGTTACTTTCTTGGACATATTTATCGAT GCTGAGATACTCGAGCGAGGGCAGAGTAAAGCAATAAAGTCGGAAGAACTGTGGGATGGACACTGCGGCGGACCGCAAGCGTTCGCCGCACTAGCTGTCTTTCAAACGCCAGCGTGGTACGACTTGGTTTTGTTACACGTGCAAGTGGCCAATGTTCTGTACATGATGGCGTGTcttaatttgaaaatgctaAAGCCATTGAACAATCTGTTCGAGTCTGTG GTGCAACCCTATTTCTTTCAAGACATAACGGACAAAGCGATGCTCACGTGGTACCGAGACGACAAGAGAGATAATACGCGCACGgaatttttatgcaaagtAATTACAGCGTCGATGGAGTTTATTCATCGAGAGACCACGGACGGCGTGACGGTTAGTTCGACGCAGGCTATTTTATGGATGAGCAAATGTCAAACACTGGCGTCTATCTGGAAAATTAACAATGACGAATTGAGGATACACCAAGCTTGTCAGCTCTACATTAACGGTTTCGATCGTTTGGCAGAAGAG gTAACTACAGCGGTAACCGATATCGAACGCTTGGCTGCGAACTTATTGCCTATAGCTGGAAGAAGGATGATGGCGTACCTCTCGAAGACGCCGAATCTTTTGGAGGAAATGTCGCGAATGAGCCCAGCGCTCACAAGATACTTAGAAAGCTTG AATGTGCCTGAGATACTATGTACGAATTGCTCGAATGCGGACACTGTGGAATTGATCCGACGAGTGTCTATGCATTTACCAAAAACTCACTGTGATTACCATATTGCGCAACTGATGTTAGATggaacatatatttattatttttaa
- the LOC105668340 gene encoding succinate dehydrogenase assembly factor 2, mitochondrial-like has protein sequence MNAVFNRAPSCVRPLLMRSVSVSCSRQKDDFQDLIHPDSREPSIPHYVEREGENADLKRARLTYQSRKRGMLENGLLLSTFAKKYLSTFNDTQLRLYDQLINLPSNDWDIFYWATGVKPTPSEFDNEVMNLLKRHVQNEDRQARIMQPDL, from the exons ATGAATGCTGTATTCAATCGTGCACCTTCCTGC GTTAGACCACTTCTTATGAGAAGTGTGTCGGTAAGTTGCTCCAGGCAGAAAGATGATTTCCAAGACTTAATTCATCCTGACAGCCGGGAACCTAGCATCCCACATTATGTAGAACGTGAAGGAGAAAATGCAGATCTTAAAAGAGCACG ATTGACATATCAGTCTCGTAAGCGTGGGATGTTGGAGAACGGTTTGCTTCTTAGCACatttgcaaagaaatatttaagtacGTTCAATGACACACAGTTAAGACTTTATGATCAACTTATAAATTTACCGTCAAACGATTGGGACATATTCTACTGGGCAACTGGTGTTAAGCCAACTCCATCTGAATTTGATAATGAAGTGATGAACTTATTGAAACGTCATGTTCAAAATGAAGATCGACAAGCTAGGATAATGCAACCCGATCTATAA